One region of Kytococcus sedentarius DSM 20547 genomic DNA includes:
- a CDS encoding P1 family peptidase, whose amino-acid sequence MTSPGSITDVPGLRVGHAQRTDDGWCTGTTVVLPPPGTVGAVDVRGGGPATHETDALAPASLVPTVDAVVLTGGSAFGLASVTGVQLWCEEAGRGFPTPGGLVPIVPGAALYDLARGGGNRDDAGHPTRPDAAMGRAAAEAAAASAEHADVARGRVGAGTGARVMGATRPGGVGTASARLDGAVVGALAVVNAHGTPLGIDPAELCDPVEATGVIGSAPTAPGAPAQGAPGTGTPGTNTTLAVVATDLALTVAQTEALCRAAHAGMARALDPVHSLVDGDVVFGLATGERPLPDDPAAATGVLLAAQQAAATALAAAIADGVSRRHG is encoded by the coding sequence ATGACCTCCCCCGGCAGCATCACCGATGTCCCCGGCCTGCGGGTCGGCCACGCCCAGCGCACCGACGACGGGTGGTGCACCGGCACCACCGTCGTGCTCCCCCCGCCCGGCACGGTGGGCGCGGTCGACGTCCGCGGCGGCGGGCCGGCCACGCACGAGACCGACGCCCTGGCCCCCGCATCGCTGGTCCCCACGGTCGATGCGGTGGTGCTCACCGGCGGCTCCGCCTTCGGCCTGGCCTCGGTCACCGGCGTGCAGCTCTGGTGCGAGGAGGCCGGACGCGGCTTCCCGACACCCGGTGGACTGGTGCCGATCGTGCCCGGCGCGGCGCTGTACGACCTAGCTCGGGGTGGCGGGAACCGGGACGATGCCGGGCACCCCACCCGCCCGGACGCGGCGATGGGGCGCGCCGCCGCCGAGGCTGCGGCAGCCAGCGCAGAGCACGCTGACGTCGCCCGCGGCCGGGTGGGCGCCGGCACCGGCGCCCGGGTGATGGGGGCGACCCGGCCCGGCGGGGTGGGCACCGCCTCGGCGCGGCTCGACGGCGCAGTGGTGGGGGCACTGGCCGTGGTGAACGCCCACGGCACCCCGCTCGGCATCGACCCCGCCGAGCTGTGCGACCCCGTCGAGGCGACCGGCGTGATCGGCAGCGCCCCCACCGCGCCCGGCGCCCCGGCCCAGGGCGCGCCCGGGACGGGCACGCCCGGCACGAACACGACGCTCGCCGTCGTCGCGACGGACCTGGCGCTCACCGTGGCCCAGACCGAGGCCCTGTGCCGCGCGGCACACGCCGGAATGGCCCGCGCCCTGGACCCGGTGCACAGCCTGGTGGACGGTGACGTGGTGTTCGGGCTGGCCACCGGGGAGCGGCCGCTGCCGGACGACCCGGCGGCCGCCACCGGGGTGCTGCTCGCCGCCCAGCAGGCGGCAGCCACGGCCTTGGCTGCCGCGATCGCCGACGGGGTCTCCCGCCGGCACGGCTGA
- a CDS encoding NAD(P)H-quinone oxidoreductase, with amino-acid sequence MRAIVIDNSGEKPVLTLSEVEDPTPGEGEVLVEVAAAGVNRADLVQASGKYPPPPGESELIGLEVSGRIAALGAGDTGDWQVGDEVCALLAGGGYAEKVAVSAGQLLPVPAGVDLQTAASLPEVACTVWSNLVDAGHLAAGETVLLHGGSSGIGTMGIQVAKALGARVIVTAGSQEKLQRCAELGADVLVNYQETDFLEAVGENTEDGVDVILDLIGADYLDRNLQALAKDGRLVIIGLMGGREGEINLGLMLQRRLSVQATALRGRDRADKARIVAAVRENVWPRVESGEIRPVVQEVLPWEKAQEAHQLLKESQHVGKVVLRVG; translated from the coding sequence GTGCGCGCCATCGTGATCGACAACTCCGGCGAGAAGCCGGTCCTGACCCTGTCCGAGGTCGAGGACCCCACCCCCGGCGAGGGCGAGGTCCTCGTGGAGGTGGCGGCCGCCGGCGTCAACCGGGCCGACCTCGTCCAGGCGTCCGGGAAGTACCCGCCGCCCCCCGGCGAGAGCGAGCTGATCGGCCTCGAGGTGAGTGGCCGCATCGCCGCCCTGGGCGCCGGCGACACCGGTGACTGGCAGGTGGGCGACGAGGTGTGCGCCCTCCTGGCCGGCGGTGGGTACGCCGAGAAGGTGGCCGTGTCGGCCGGACAGCTGCTGCCGGTGCCGGCGGGGGTGGACCTGCAGACGGCCGCCTCGCTGCCCGAGGTCGCCTGCACCGTGTGGTCCAACCTCGTCGATGCGGGGCACCTGGCCGCCGGGGAGACCGTCCTGCTGCACGGTGGTTCGTCGGGCATCGGCACCATGGGCATCCAGGTGGCCAAGGCCCTGGGCGCCCGCGTCATCGTCACCGCCGGGTCGCAGGAGAAGCTGCAGCGTTGTGCCGAGTTGGGCGCCGACGTCCTGGTGAACTACCAGGAGACCGACTTCCTCGAGGCGGTCGGAGAGAACACCGAGGACGGGGTGGACGTCATCCTCGACCTCATCGGCGCCGACTACTTGGACCGCAACCTGCAGGCGCTGGCGAAGGACGGGCGGCTGGTCATCATCGGTCTCATGGGCGGGCGCGAGGGCGAGATCAACCTGGGCCTGATGCTGCAGCGCCGCCTGAGCGTGCAGGCCACCGCGCTGCGGGGACGGGACCGAGCGGACAAGGCCCGGATCGTGGCGGCGGTGCGGGAGAACGTCTGGCCCCGTGTGGAGTCCGGCGAGATCCGCCCCGTGGTGCAGGAGGTGCTGCCGTGGGAGAAGGCGCAGGAGGCGCACCAGCTGCTCAAGGAGTCGCAGCACGTGGGCAAGGTGGTGCTGCGGGTGGGGTGA
- a CDS encoding copper chaperone PCu(A)C, translated as MYRRLIALAATGLLFVTACSQDGASDGEGSSSDAVTSSDAATSSGPASGSQDPSTQSPPPPGAVGLYDGWVKATEKDMTAVFGRLQNPLPVDVTFVSGSTDVAESVELHEVAGGSMQPVEGGMTVPRGEVLELEPGGLHIMLMGVKKPIVAGDEVVITLEDADGKTYALTAQARTFDGGDEDYAGGDGHSHSH; from the coding sequence ATGTACCGTCGCCTCATCGCCCTGGCAGCCACCGGGCTGCTGTTCGTCACCGCCTGCTCACAGGACGGGGCCTCCGACGGCGAGGGCAGCAGCTCGGATGCGGTGACCAGTTCCGATGCGGCGACCAGCTCGGGCCCGGCCTCGGGTTCGCAGGACCCGTCGACCCAGTCCCCGCCCCCGCCGGGCGCGGTCGGCCTGTACGACGGCTGGGTGAAGGCCACCGAGAAGGACATGACGGCCGTCTTCGGGCGCCTGCAGAACCCGCTTCCGGTGGACGTGACCTTCGTGAGCGGTTCCACGGACGTGGCGGAGTCGGTCGAGCTCCACGAGGTCGCCGGTGGGTCCATGCAGCCCGTTGAGGGCGGCATGACCGTTCCCCGGGGTGAGGTCCTGGAGCTCGAGCCCGGCGGCCTCCACATCATGCTGATGGGGGTCAAGAAGCCGATCGTCGCCGGTGACGAGGTGGTCATCACCCTCGAGGACGCCGACGGCAAGACCTACGCGCTCACCGCCCAGGCCCGCACCTTCGACGGCGGGGACGAGGACTACGCGGGTGGCGACGGCCACTCGCACAGCCACTGA
- a CDS encoding Dyp-type peroxidase, whose amino-acid sequence MDDAPQGPGATSRQLLGGAAIAAGGGLLGVLGARATAGPVPTAAGGGTASGPGAGATGIAQLDELVEPGRRSVLPADPDAPSPEAGATEVGRTVIDPRGHTQAGVLTTPPAHGLWVALDLVDGGRETLRRVMRLWTDSIDRLTSGRGTLTDTEPELAALPASLTVTVGWGLGAYLAAGLDAERPAWLRPLPPMSFDELDPAWGDGELLLQVWADDPLTVRHAARQLTEDVRDLAMVRWRQAGYRHAVGTSRPGAPMRNLFGQVDGTGNPPPLDAQQLVHREDGSAAMVVRRVRFSMGGWEQAARAQREAAIGRQLRSGAPLTGQQESDPVDLGATDASGQPVVAADAHVRRAQDGHARHRFLRRPYNYDDAPGDAGQVFVAFCQDVDEQFLPILRRLSESDAMNEWLTHVGSAVFHVLPGVPSGAGRAYLGSHLLER is encoded by the coding sequence GTGGACGACGCACCGCAGGGCCCCGGGGCCACCAGCCGCCAGCTGTTGGGTGGTGCCGCGATAGCGGCCGGCGGGGGACTGCTCGGCGTCCTCGGGGCCCGGGCCACGGCGGGTCCGGTCCCGACGGCGGCGGGCGGGGGCACCGCATCGGGCCCGGGGGCGGGTGCGACGGGCATCGCGCAGCTGGACGAGCTGGTGGAGCCCGGCCGACGCTCGGTGCTTCCGGCCGACCCGGACGCGCCCTCACCCGAGGCCGGCGCCACCGAGGTGGGCCGCACCGTCATCGACCCACGCGGCCACACCCAGGCGGGCGTGCTGACCACGCCGCCGGCGCACGGGCTCTGGGTGGCCCTCGACCTGGTCGACGGTGGCCGCGAGACCCTGCGCCGGGTGATGCGGCTCTGGACCGACTCCATCGACCGCCTGACCTCCGGCCGTGGCACCCTCACGGACACCGAGCCGGAGCTGGCGGCGCTGCCGGCCTCGCTCACGGTGACCGTCGGGTGGGGGCTGGGTGCCTACCTCGCGGCCGGCCTCGATGCGGAGCGTCCGGCCTGGCTCCGCCCGCTGCCCCCGATGTCCTTCGACGAGCTCGACCCGGCCTGGGGCGACGGTGAGCTGCTGCTCCAGGTGTGGGCCGACGACCCGCTGACAGTGCGCCACGCCGCGCGGCAGCTGACCGAGGACGTCCGCGACCTCGCGATGGTCCGCTGGCGGCAGGCGGGTTACCGTCACGCGGTGGGCACCTCGCGCCCCGGGGCACCGATGCGGAACCTCTTCGGCCAGGTGGACGGCACCGGCAACCCGCCCCCGCTCGACGCCCAGCAGCTGGTGCACCGCGAGGACGGGTCGGCCGCGATGGTGGTGCGGCGGGTGCGCTTCTCGATGGGGGGCTGGGAGCAGGCTGCGCGGGCGCAGCGGGAGGCCGCGATCGGACGGCAGCTACGGTCGGGAGCGCCGCTGACGGGCCAGCAGGAGTCCGACCCGGTGGACCTGGGCGCCACCGACGCCTCGGGGCAGCCGGTTGTCGCCGCGGACGCCCACGTGCGGCGGGCCCAGGACGGCCACGCCCGCCACCGCTTCCTGCGCCGGCCGTACAACTACGACGACGCCCCGGGGGACGCCGGGCAGGTGTTCGTGGCCTTCTGCCAGGACGTCGACGAGCAGTTCCTCCCCATTCTGCGGCGGCTCAGCGAGTCCGACGCGATGAACGAGTGGCTCACGCACGTGGGCTCGGCGGTGTTCCACGTGCTGCCGGGGGTGCCCTCGGGGGCGGGGCGGGCCTACCTGGGGTCCCACCTGCTGGAACGGTGA
- a CDS encoding S1 family peptidase, with protein sequence MKRTSMMTALAGVAALSLGTGMAAGAAPAGSSGEAAVTQHDALTAYVTQSQDLSWDEAEKYLEAKAEKAAVLDELDAQGKAIEGAYFDGAELTVITNDAATATAAKARGITVKQGAGQAELTQVADRAAALMEADGGIQSVGPDLKSGTVKVRVGADAEQATLDKLAAMDGVQVVRGDAQGLTTHADVIPGQIMDLEPGTNCSLGFPGMKGSDNVMLTAGHCVEGMPDVLNAQGEHLGKGVESEFATGQPSVDMGLMDIDEANTGQPFVDTRGHSGSIDVTGASKAPVGTEICKAGNTTGWTCGEIQGYDQTVDYGGTVTSGLAEATVCTEGGDSGGAYISGTVAQGMTSGGPISAECGWNQGEAAGSYSFYQPVVDAAEHYGVTLTTVNNW encoded by the coding sequence GTGAAGCGCACTTCGATGATGACCGCCCTGGCTGGGGTCGCTGCCCTGTCCCTGGGGACCGGCATGGCCGCCGGAGCCGCCCCTGCTGGTTCGAGTGGGGAGGCCGCCGTCACCCAGCACGACGCCCTCACGGCGTACGTGACCCAGAGCCAGGACCTCTCCTGGGACGAGGCGGAGAAGTACCTGGAGGCGAAGGCCGAGAAGGCCGCCGTCCTCGACGAGCTGGACGCCCAGGGCAAGGCCATCGAGGGTGCCTACTTCGACGGCGCGGAGCTCACCGTCATCACGAACGACGCCGCGACGGCCACGGCCGCGAAGGCGAGGGGCATCACCGTGAAGCAGGGCGCCGGTCAGGCCGAGCTGACCCAGGTGGCCGACCGCGCTGCCGCCCTCATGGAGGCCGACGGCGGCATCCAGAGCGTGGGCCCGGACCTGAAGTCGGGCACCGTCAAGGTGCGCGTGGGTGCCGACGCCGAGCAGGCCACCCTCGACAAGCTCGCCGCCATGGACGGCGTCCAGGTGGTGAGGGGCGACGCGCAGGGTCTGACCACCCACGCCGACGTCATCCCCGGCCAGATCATGGACCTCGAGCCCGGCACCAACTGCTCGCTCGGCTTCCCGGGCATGAAGGGCAGCGACAACGTGATGCTGACCGCGGGCCACTGCGTGGAGGGCATGCCCGACGTGCTCAACGCGCAGGGTGAGCACCTCGGCAAGGGCGTGGAGAGCGAGTTCGCCACCGGCCAGCCGTCCGTGGACATGGGCCTGATGGACATCGACGAGGCCAACACTGGCCAGCCGTTCGTCGACACCCGCGGCCACTCCGGCAGCATCGACGTCACCGGTGCGAGCAAGGCCCCGGTCGGCACCGAGATCTGCAAGGCCGGCAACACCACCGGGTGGACCTGTGGCGAGATCCAGGGCTACGACCAGACCGTGGACTACGGCGGCACCGTGACCTCCGGCCTGGCCGAGGCGACGGTCTGCACCGAGGGTGGTGACTCCGGCGGCGCCTACATCTCCGGCACGGTCGCCCAGGGCATGACCTCCGGTGGCCCGATCAGCGCCGAGTGCGGCTGGAACCAGGGTGAGGCCGCTGGCTCCTACAGCTTCTACCAGCCCGTGGTGGACGCTGCCGAGCACTACGGCGTCACGCTGACCACCGTCAACAACTGGTGA
- a CDS encoding IclR family transcriptional regulator: MPHPTLLVLRALARHRGPVAAGHLARETGIPRASLYRALADLRETGFVTHLPEEQQWMLGLAAFELGFAYSRQESLQRLGRPVVRRLVDEVQQNAHLAVLHGTDVLYLAEERAPRRPSLVTDVGVRIPAPWTASGLAVLAALPREQVRALFPDAGSFVASRGDHPHRAPDTPQALRRALVAVRADGIARERDTVTAGLASVSVAVADASGHPVAAVAVTFEHARTEPAEVTALEAAVRAAAEDVERRLR, translated from the coding sequence GTGCCCCACCCCACCCTGCTCGTGCTCCGCGCCCTGGCCCGCCACCGCGGGCCGGTCGCCGCGGGGCACCTGGCGCGGGAGACCGGCATCCCGCGGGCGTCCCTCTACCGGGCACTGGCCGACCTGCGCGAGACCGGCTTCGTCACCCACCTGCCCGAGGAGCAGCAGTGGATGCTGGGGCTGGCCGCCTTCGAGCTGGGCTTCGCCTACTCACGGCAGGAGTCGTTGCAGCGCCTCGGTCGACCCGTGGTGCGGCGGCTCGTGGACGAGGTGCAGCAGAACGCCCACCTGGCCGTGCTGCACGGCACCGACGTGCTGTACCTCGCCGAGGAGCGGGCCCCCCGGCGCCCGTCCCTGGTGACCGACGTGGGCGTGCGCATCCCCGCCCCGTGGACCGCCAGCGGCCTGGCCGTGCTGGCTGCCCTCCCCCGCGAGCAGGTGCGCGCCCTCTTCCCCGATGCGGGGAGCTTCGTCGCCTCCCGCGGCGACCACCCGCACCGGGCGCCCGACACCCCACAGGCCCTGCGGCGGGCGCTGGTGGCGGTTCGGGCCGACGGGATCGCCCGGGAGCGGGACACCGTGACGGCGGGCCTGGCCTCGGTGTCCGTCGCGGTGGCCGACGCCTCCGGCCACCCGGTGGCTGCCGTCGCGGTGACCTTCGAGCACGCCCGGACCGAGCCGGCGGAGGTCACCGCCCTGGAGGCCGCCGTGCGTGCAGCGGCCGAGGACGTGGAGCGCCGCCTGCGCTGA
- the putP gene encoding sodium/proline symporter PutP yields the protein MSDPTWQLIAIVLYFAAMVGIGVWSFTRTGDKGDYMLGGRGLGPVASALSAGASDMSGWLLMGLPGALYLSGLVELWIAIGLTAGAWLNWKFIAPRLRTYTEVADDAITVPSFFSNRTDDHAGLLRITAGVIILVFFTFYVSSGMVAGGRFFQASFDTSYTTGMLVVSGIVILYTLIGGFLAVSYTDVVQGLMMLAALILVPIAGVVHLGGLGDTVDAIRSVDAHALSLFGGGLTTMAFISAVAWGLGYPGQPHIITRFMALRSPRQARSARRIGVGWMALACLGAAATALVGIGVFQRESEQLTDPETVFIDLGVLLFHPFVAGLMLAAILAAIMSTISSQLIVSSSALVEDIYLGITGKELRGNIGAHLGRVAVLVIALVAGALSLNPSDTILDLVAFAWAGFGASFGPIVILALYWRRLTTLGALAGMVTGAVVSFGWGQLEGGLFDLYEIVPGFALNLLVTVVVSLLTRQPGPEVRAEFDEAVRRAEAQEETVPA from the coding sequence GTGAGCGACCCCACCTGGCAACTGATCGCCATCGTCCTGTACTTCGCCGCCATGGTCGGCATCGGCGTCTGGTCCTTCACCCGCACCGGCGACAAGGGGGACTACATGCTCGGAGGGCGCGGCCTGGGCCCGGTGGCCTCCGCCCTGTCCGCCGGCGCCTCCGACATGTCCGGCTGGCTCCTGATGGGGCTGCCCGGCGCCCTGTACCTCTCGGGCCTGGTCGAGCTCTGGATCGCCATCGGCCTGACGGCCGGCGCCTGGCTGAACTGGAAGTTCATCGCCCCGCGGCTGCGCACCTACACGGAGGTGGCCGACGACGCCATCACCGTGCCCAGCTTCTTCAGCAACCGCACCGACGACCACGCCGGGCTGCTGCGCATCACCGCCGGTGTCATCATCCTGGTCTTCTTCACCTTCTACGTGTCCTCGGGCATGGTCGCCGGAGGGCGCTTCTTCCAGGCCAGCTTCGACACCAGCTACACCACCGGCATGCTGGTCGTCTCCGGCATCGTCATCCTCTACACCCTGATCGGCGGCTTCCTCGCGGTGTCCTACACCGACGTGGTGCAGGGCCTGATGATGCTGGCAGCCCTGATCCTCGTGCCGATCGCCGGTGTGGTGCACCTGGGGGGTCTCGGTGACACGGTGGACGCGATCCGCTCGGTCGACGCGCACGCCCTGAGCCTGTTCGGCGGGGGCCTGACCACGATGGCCTTCATCTCGGCCGTGGCGTGGGGCCTGGGCTACCCGGGCCAGCCGCACATCATCACCCGCTTCATGGCGCTGCGGTCGCCGCGGCAGGCCCGGTCGGCACGCCGCATCGGCGTGGGCTGGATGGCGCTGGCCTGCCTGGGCGCCGCGGCCACCGCGCTGGTGGGCATCGGCGTCTTCCAGCGCGAGAGCGAGCAGCTCACGGACCCGGAGACCGTCTTCATCGACCTGGGTGTCCTGCTGTTCCACCCGTTCGTCGCCGGCCTGATGCTGGCCGCCATCCTCGCGGCGATCATGTCCACCATCTCCAGCCAGCTCATCGTCTCAAGCTCGGCGCTGGTGGAGGACATCTACCTCGGGATCACGGGCAAGGAGCTGCGCGGCAACATCGGCGCCCACCTGGGCCGGGTCGCGGTGCTGGTGATCGCGCTGGTGGCCGGTGCCCTGTCGCTCAACCCGAGCGACACGATCCTGGACCTCGTGGCCTTCGCGTGGGCAGGCTTCGGTGCCTCCTTCGGGCCGATCGTGATCCTCGCCCTGTACTGGCGGCGCCTCACCACCCTGGGCGCGCTAGCCGGCATGGTCACCGGTGCGGTGGTCTCGTTCGGCTGGGGCCAGCTCGAGGGTGGGCTGTTCGACCTCTACGAGATCGTGCCCGGCTTCGCGCTGAACCTCCTGGTGACCGTCGTGGTCTCGCTGCTGACCCGGCAGCCCGGCCCGGAGGTGCGGGCCGAGTTCGACGAGGCCGTCCGGCGGGCCGAGGCGCAGGAGGAGACCGTTCCGGCCTGA
- the hutH gene encoding histidine ammonia-lyase, with protein MTPIANPAPSVPETVVVTPAPLTPAEVIAVARHDATVELGDEALAAIRTARERVDALADDSTPHYGISTGFGALANTSIPTEKRSRLQVGLVRSHAASSGPEVEREVVRATMLLRLHTLATGHTGVAEETARTYAALLNAGITPAVREYGSLGCSGDLAPLAHCALAAMGEGEVHVGTAAEVDASGVASTPLVRAGEALAAAGIEPVVLREKEGLALINGTDGMLGMLLMGLADLRHLSRVADLTAAMSIEGLLGTDAVFAPELHALRPQAGQADSAANLRTLLAGSGIVASHKEDCSLVQDAYSLRCTPQVLGGLRDTLAHAEQVAAAELASAVDNPAVLDDGRVESNGNFHGAPLAYVLDFLAIPAADAASMAERRTDRFCDPARNNGLKAFLADDPGTDSGHMIAQYTQAAIVSEMKRLAVPASVDSIPSSAMQEDHVSMGWSAARKLRRSVDGLRRVLAIELLTAARGIDLRCAGEGDQGGAGEALTPSPATGAVIAALRETVQGPGEDRYLSPEIEATVDLIASGRALAAAEGVTGPLR; from the coding sequence ATGACGCCGATCGCCAACCCCGCGCCCTCCGTTCCCGAGACCGTGGTCGTCACGCCCGCCCCGCTGACGCCCGCCGAGGTCATCGCCGTGGCCCGCCACGACGCCACCGTGGAGCTGGGCGACGAGGCGCTGGCCGCCATCCGCACCGCCCGCGAGCGGGTGGACGCGCTGGCCGACGACAGCACGCCCCACTACGGCATCTCCACCGGTTTCGGCGCGCTGGCGAACACCTCCATCCCCACCGAGAAGCGCTCCCGGCTGCAGGTGGGCCTCGTGCGCAGCCACGCCGCATCGAGCGGTCCGGAGGTGGAGCGGGAGGTCGTGCGCGCCACCATGCTGCTGCGCCTGCACACCCTGGCCACGGGCCACACGGGCGTCGCGGAGGAGACCGCCCGCACCTACGCCGCGCTGCTCAACGCTGGCATCACCCCCGCCGTGCGCGAGTACGGCTCGCTGGGCTGCTCGGGTGACCTCGCGCCGCTGGCGCACTGCGCCCTGGCCGCGATGGGGGAGGGAGAGGTGCACGTGGGCACCGCCGCCGAGGTGGACGCCTCGGGGGTGGCCTCCACGCCGCTGGTGCGCGCGGGCGAGGCGCTGGCCGCGGCCGGCATCGAGCCGGTGGTCCTGCGCGAGAAGGAGGGCCTGGCCCTCATCAACGGCACCGACGGCATGCTCGGCATGCTCCTCATGGGGCTGGCCGACCTGCGCCACCTCTCCCGGGTGGCCGACCTGACCGCCGCCATGAGCATCGAGGGCCTGCTCGGGACTGATGCGGTGTTCGCCCCCGAGCTGCACGCCCTGCGCCCGCAGGCCGGGCAGGCCGACTCGGCGGCCAACCTGCGCACGCTGCTGGCCGGCTCCGGCATCGTCGCCTCCCACAAGGAGGACTGCTCGCTGGTGCAGGATGCCTACTCGCTGCGCTGCACCCCGCAGGTGCTCGGCGGCCTGCGCGACACCCTGGCCCACGCCGAGCAGGTGGCCGCGGCCGAGCTCGCCAGCGCGGTGGACAACCCGGCGGTGCTCGACGACGGCCGGGTGGAGTCCAACGGCAACTTCCACGGCGCGCCGCTGGCCTACGTGCTCGACTTCCTGGCCATCCCGGCGGCCGATGCGGCGAGCATGGCCGAGCGCCGCACCGACCGCTTCTGCGACCCGGCCCGCAACAACGGCCTGAAGGCCTTCCTCGCCGACGACCCGGGGACGGACTCCGGCCACATGATCGCCCAGTACACGCAGGCCGCGATCGTCAGCGAGATGAAGCGCCTGGCGGTGCCGGCGAGCGTCGACTCCATCCCGTCCTCGGCGATGCAGGAGGACCACGTCTCGATGGGGTGGTCGGCCGCCCGCAAGCTGCGCCGCTCGGTGGACGGGTTGCGCCGGGTGCTGGCCATCGAGCTGCTCACCGCCGCCCGCGGCATCGACCTGCGCTGTGCCGGCGAGGGCGACCAGGGCGGTGCGGGGGAGGCCCTGACGCCGTCGCCGGCCACCGGTGCGGTGATCGCCGCCCTGCGCGAGACGGTGCAGGGCCCCGGTGAGGACCGCTACCTGTCGCCGGAGATCGAGGCGACCGTCGACCTCATCGCCTCCGGGCGCGCGCTGGCGGCGGCCGAGGGGGTCACCGGCCCGCTGCGCTGA